The following DNA comes from Methanocella sp..
ACACGGTCGTCTTCGACGAGGAAGTCCAGGCCCTTGTGAAGGTGCCGCTGGACTCGAAATAATTTAGACTTTTACCAGCACGTCGTTGCCTTCGACTTTTACCTCGTAGGTGACGAGCGGGCCATTTTCGATCGACAGGGGCTTACCGGTAGTCACGTCGAACTTCGAGCTGTGCTCCGGACAGGTGATGATGCTCCCCTCCAGGCTGCCGTTCGAGAGGCGTGCGCTCATGTGGGGACAGGAGTCCTCGAAAGCGTAGTAGCTGCCGCCGATGTTGGCGACCGCGATGCTCTTCCCTTCCTTGTAGTAGTTCTTTACCTGCCCGGGATGGACGCCGTCCTTTTTCGTGACATGTATAAATTCGGGCATATTATTGTATCTCCTTATATTGGCTTGAACCTGTTGAGCAGGAGCGAGTTCGATACCACCGAGACGGAGCTGAACGCCATGGCCGCCGCGGCGATGATGGGGTTCAGCAGGACGTGGAACCAGGGGTAGAGGATACCGGCGGCGATGGGTATGCCGATGACGTTGTAGAAGAATGCCCAGAAGAGGTTCGTGCGTATCGTCCGTATGGTGGCCCGGCTTAATTTTATCGCGGTGACGACGCTGCGCAGGTCGCCGCTCATTAGCGTTATGTCCGAGGACTCGATGGCGATGTCGGTGCCCGTGCCGATGGCTATGCCGGTGTTGGCCTGGGCCAGTGCCGGGGCGTCGTTGATGCCGTCGCCTACCATGGCGACGTTCTTGCCTTCGGCCTGGAGATTCTTGACCACCTCGGCCTTATCCTGGGGCAGCACCTCGGCGAGGACCCGGCCGATGCCGACCTGTTTAGCGATGGCATCCGCCGTCTTACGGTTATCGCCCGTAACCATGATGGTCTCGATGCCGAGTTTCTTAAATTCATCGATGGCCTCCCTCGAGCCCTCCTTGATAGTATCGGCGACGGCCACGACCCCGGCGGGCTTATCGTCAACGGACACGTACATTGGCGTCTTGCCTTCGGCCGACAGCCTTTCGAAGGCCTTCTGCATCTCCTCCAGGGGCACCTCCTCGAACTCCATGAGCTTTGCGTTGCCCACCATGACGATGCGCCCGTCCACCTGGGCGACGATGCCCTTGCCGGGGACTGCGTCGAACTTCGTGGCGTCGTTGAGAGGTATATTCTTGGCGTTTGCGCCCTTGACTATAGCCTCGCCTAGCGGGTGCTCCGAGCCCTTTTCGGCGGAGCCCGCATAGTGGACGACGTCGGCTTCCGTGAAGCCGGGCATCGGAACGACGTCGACCAGCGAGGGCTCGCCCTTCGTGATGGTCCCGGTCTTGTCCAGCACGATGGCATTTATGCGGTAAGCGTTCTCCAGGCTTTCGCCGCCCTTGATGAGGATGCCGTACTGGGCGCCCTTGCCCGTGCCCACCAT
Coding sequences within:
- a CDS encoding Rieske (2Fe-2S) protein — translated: MPEFIHVTKKDGVHPGQVKNYYKEGKSIAVANIGGSYYAFEDSCPHMSARLSNGSLEGSIITCPEHSSKFDVTTGKPLSIENGPLVTYEVKVEGNDVLVKV